The following DNA comes from Ptychodera flava strain L36383 chromosome 23 unlocalized genomic scaffold, AS_Pfla_20210202 Scaffold_24__1_contigs__length_23054250_pilon, whole genome shotgun sequence.
CTCACAGGCGCTTGgtacattgctgggataataatcgtatttaatatgtagaatgtctatattgaacttgattattaaataaaaaaatcaccgtacgcgatattagtgtaggcctataggcctacatgttgctTGGCGAATGGCTATGgcatggctgcctggctcgggcccggcgaactgCACAATCATCAAGTGGAAGTATGTCtggtagaatgtctacatgacttgattatttattaaagaataaccgtacgtgatattactgtacatgtcggctagcttaaccgagcggctgtagagctctgtagggcttgggcccggctttggcccattgtccactgctgcacagacaggaagGGAAGgtgtgaaagcttttcaccgcccgatttcataaatcagcgaaattcacgaactctgagcgtttccggtgatactactggtcaacggtcagatggttgcataaaaaatcgatcgactggcctcttttgcctaaaatcataccttaccctatgctactggcgagaaatcgtcctgaaatcggctgggcacaccaacccagcgccggccattttgaataagctgtcaatataagtcaatatgtaggcctataggcctacactaatatcgcgtacggtgattcttttattgaataatcaagtcgtatatagacattctacatattaaatacgattattatcccagcaatgtgccaagcgcctgtacTCTTTTATGTAATAATCCAGTTCCCTGAATTTACTCGTACTGACGGTATACGCAGGGTTAGATTTGTTGGTGTTTGTCATTTATTTCTGGTTAATCAAGAAATAATTCTCCATTACTTTCCCAAGTATCTGTGGATGTAACTTTTACACAGTTTGTTCAATATCTGCTACTACAATAAATCACTTGTGAATGCAATTAATTAAACTAGCAATCTAGCATGGTTGATGGTGCCTGAAAAAAAAcgattgaccaaaaatgaggaAAATTCAGCCCAAATAATGTGTATACTGTCAAAGCATTTATTATTCAGTGAGATTAGCCGTTGTGTCTGTGGCTTTTCCGCTGGGTGACTTGATGAATTCGTCAAATCCCGATAAAAATGTCTCAAACATCacattattgaaattaaatCCCATACCTATGAACAAACCAAAGTACGATCATCGTGAGTGACTTGTACATCAATATCAATTTGAAAGATTTCTCGGCAGTGGTTTTACAAAGTGAAAAGTTAACAGCGGAGAAAGGACGTTTTATTTCTCGTCACATTTTATTTCTTCTAAAAGCTATataatacgatggtttcaatcgggttcgcactcacaacgtacggtacccaatctcctagcggagaagccacagataaaaccgctcggccaaatccccaatctcactAAGCACGTAAATACAAATGTACAGTGAACGCTGAGATATATTACATTTGGTCCACAGGGGACCACAGGCATGACCAGCCTGTTTTTGAACATTATACTTGGCAGTACTGGAGTCTTCAAATTCGCCGATATGTGTataagatttcatcaaatttgcaagTCTGCCGAGAGCTGACTTAAATATCTTGCAGTAGTAAATAACAGATGATACTTGAGtcttttgaaaattgctgaTATATTTGATCTATATcccagatttcatcaaatttatacACCGGTTTACTTTGCTAAAAGACAATATTGTGTCATCAATGACTGATACTGATAGAAAATTGCAATGTCacagttttctgataattttattttcccttcCAAAATAACAGTGTGCCCTCTCACTAAAACAACatatatttttgccattttgaatcaaaattaaaaaatgaacaGGCAATGAGCAATGCATAAATACAGtcactgaaaataaacaatggtaGACTACCCTTCAATTTGTCAAATACGATGCCTTATCATAGGTTATCGGACCTGGATCGATGCTTTATCATAGGTTATCGGACCTGGATCGATGCTTTATCATAAGAGGGACAAGACGTGCTTATCGGACCTGGATCAAGCCGGAGCTCACAAGTAATAAGCTTATAgccatttcttttgttttggcCATGGGAAACAGAGCGCTCTATCACTAAACCTGACATCTAGACAGTTCTTCCTTTCTAATCaaactttcatgaaaataaaacgGTAAATCAACTGATACTGTTGTAGTGTCTTTGACCATAAAACTACACTGCTTTTTGGGCAATGTTGACTCCACTCTCAACGCTATAACCAGAGCCATGTATGTTTCAATAGTGCCATCATGAAGGTACTCTGGTATGTATATCCCATGACGCAACGGGCGCCTCGGTGGCCTGCCATTACCATTCTAAACTACGTATTGGCGTGTTTCTATTTGACTCAAGTTCTGCAGTCGAATACATGTCGATTTATAGATTTGACATCTGAGGGAGGTTTCATGTTTttaatgatattaaaatgtgcaGAATGGAAGTATTCATAGAAAATCAGTAATAACATTATCTTGATTAAAAATTGCACACAATTACTAGAATCAAGTGCTCAAGGTCACTGTCAAGGTCACTGTTCAACCGTAACGAGGACAAGCTGTGCAAATTTATGCTAAAAACTTAAATAGTCCTCTCAGCAAATCGATTACCAACcgattttgaaaattcatcTCAACATGTTTTACATGAGGAGATTCCACTATGCGTTCTCATTTTAAGAGATCGGGACTTAGCGGGGACGTTAAGTTGCGGACTTCTCCGCTAGCCACTTAAATACACTAGGTTCGAATCCCACAGAGAAATTCAGAATTCAAGTGTCACATCAAAGTCTAGTGCCCGAAGCATAGTATCTCTGAGTATTACTCCTCATGACATCGATTGCTGGTAAAATGCGGTATCAAAATAGAAACAAAAGGAAATTCTTGCAATGCTGTTGAAGTGTTGATCGCATTCTTCTGTTTACATAAGTCTACAAGTCATCTTTCAGTCATGTTCTTCATTTAATTTCCTAAAACAAGGAAACAATTCTTATCTTATGAAGTGACTTTCAATTAATCAGGAAAActtaaactttgaaaattctCGTTCATCGGAATCATAGAGATAAGACGGCTTTCTGTTTTACTCTCttctcattcattcattcattcattcattcattcattcattcactcattcactcattcattcattcattcattcattcatgtaaATAACAGcaaatgaaattgatatttgacGTATCTATCGTTTGTAATTTCAGATAGGACTTTATTTGCTTATGTGTTCAATTGGTTGTATGGTCAGTGTAATTGGAGGCGTCATGGTTGGCCTTGCCGCCACTTCTGTAGTAAACATGGATAAACGATGCATTTACAAGAATACTGATTGTCTCTGCAGGTAAATTTGTTTGTTACTGTAACACTGCTTTGCAATATAAACGCGTGAAATGTTATTCTCAGCCATTATAAACGTGGCACCATATACTCGCtcgtaaacaaaacaaaaacaaaaacaaaaataaataggcATCAcaacttttcttttctttcatcgAGATGAGCTACATGCATTGTCCAAGTTAATTTCTGGAAACGAACATTTCAGTCATTGACAACAATGATATGCGGACTCagacacatatacatgtataattgtgttagggactggacataaattaaaggggggtgggccggtgttttgtaggggtgggtcgccatttttcgcacAAGCATTTTtaaagggtcataaaattttgtgcaagcctatgggggagggtcacctttttttcatgcatcaaagctgaaattgcatgtgcacgtatatatatggaatactgaaaataagaaaaaataccttctggcagtttcattttctgccatttccattttagGGTATATTCAACAGTTTTTTGATGATCAAAGCAGCCACATTGAGGCAAAAGATTTAGGTTgccatgatttctacttacccaACTCCTCTGTTGTGCATAACTTTCCCTGATAATGACTAAAAGTTTAAACTTAGCCTTTCAATAAGAgataacttatttgatatcattctcccatagGCAATATATTGGATATAGGTTGATGTCAAACGTCCATCTcattgtatgtacatttttattttttgaggaatttgacagaatacaaactatttagaatagtgcatagtgtcaacaataacaactagAAGTTTCAGGTCTGACAAACAACAGATAACCTAtgtgttatttgtagtttcctcatagcctgcaatgtatagtggatcaccatttcggtgaaattccaaaatccaattcttgcacacacatgcacttgtaaccaccttagTCTAATAAAGtgcattgatatcaataatcaagcatacataaatacacagatttgccgattttgtatttaaaaaaactattcatagtttccttagAGActaatgtatagtggatcaccattttggtgaaattccaaaattatatttcttgcatacacatggacttgtaaccactttagtctaatcaagtacattaatatcaataaccaagcatacataattacacagatttagctagttttgtatcaaaaaaattattcatagtttcctcatagactacaatgtatagtggatcattATTTTacgtgaaattccaaaatcaaatttcttgtatacaAATGCACATGAAACCACCTTCTTCTAATCAAGTTCAATTATGTCATTTATTCAGGTCATATATGCAGAAATAGTGCATGTTTttaattgggaaaaaattatttacagttttgtcataaactcccatgtatagtggatcaacattttcagcgaaattccaaaatcaaatttcttgttcacatgtgcacttgtaaacaacccatgctaatcaaatacatttacATCAGTTATTAAAAGTCTagagatgaacagatattgttagttttatcttggaaaatacacgttcatagttttctcatagactaccatgtatagtgaatcaacattattgatgaaatctaaaaatttcattttttgtacacgaatgcactttttacctgcaacttcaagcaaagtacatttacatgaattatcacacacatatgagttgatattttttggacaaaagcattatatcagccacattttgccttccttttggggggacttcaaaagtatagtaagtcagaagggggacttgaacacaTTACGAGTTTGTtagggggtattgagtaacagggaagggtcacatatttttatgcacggataagggggagggtcactaatttttgtgcaagaaCTTATGAAGGGTCACTATCTTTTATGCACCCccttgtaatttatgtccagccCCTTACAATAACtaaatttgtttctttctttctttgtttctgtAAGACTTGATGGTGACTGGATCATTGAACCACCCGGTACATGCAACATGCTGACAGTCATGAAGAACATATTGTGTAGCCTAACAGTTCTCAGTGCTATCTCTTTTGTGATTTCACTGATTGGATCCATGGTTGCATTTATTGGTCTGCGTGAACCACCTCCTGTAAGTTTATACAAATTGTACTTTGTCTCTGAAAGGTTCATCAAGACCATGCGATCAGGATCACATTAGGACCGAGGTGATTTCATCCATTGCTAGCttaattttgtttattaatTAATCACAACTACTTCTCCTTTGGCCGGTTGACAGGTAAGTTTATTTATGCTGACTGAACAATACTGGGTTAAAGTGGACCTTGAACAACGTTTGACAATGTGACTAGTAAAGACAACATGGCGGTGTTGAATTGTTGCAGGACGAGACTAGATATTCAACAGCTACACAGCAATAATATTGCATAAAAACCGTAAGACACTGAATATTTAGCAACTTTTTATAGACAACGTTTGTAGCAAACGATATCGGGATAACGTGAGATATTTGATTAGCCGATCATTTAGGGAATATTTAGTGGCAATTCCGTTGTGTATTTATTAGTAGTAAAGTCACTTGATGTAGCAGCgactcaaaacattaaatgttGAAAGGTTATTGGTCATATGGGATTGATGTAATAGCTAATGAACTATTTCAAGGATTGTCTTTGTTTATTTCCACTCACTTTTGTCTTCTGACATTCCAATAACACTGGCATTCAGTCACAGAAATCATCTTAAATTGGCTTGATCAGTTgtgtgtattccattattcaaaAGTGCTGATTAGAGACACGTTGATATCAGAATGACTTTCACGACTCGTCACATAGCGGCATCTTTACGTATGTCATCTGATCTCTACACTTACATTTCTCCACTAAAGCCAAGAGTCGTACAATACCTTATAGATACCCCGGTAACGTCACGTCCACGTCACAACAAACAGTATTTTCTCACGTTTTTAAGCGCTTCGAGTCGTACTTTGAAAGTTAAGACGCTAAAAATATGACAACACCCAACGACCATAGAGCCCTAGAACTTTGGTTGAATCAATAAATTACGAAAGTAATAGCCAAAAGAAAGCCCCAATATTAAATATCGACAAACATGATTAAGGTTCTATGGATATATCAAACTAACGCCCAGGTATTGACTACACAATGTTGTTAATCACACGGGCGGTAGAGGGATCGATGTTCGGCAAAACCCCTGCAGCCGACATGCAGGACGGAGTTGTAAACGTTCAGAAAGTTGCCTGGCGCCTTGCTATACGTTGCCACTTTTCGTCGTCTTCGTCGCTTCCACCGTGAAAGCGGAGTACACGTGCTCTGTACCCGTCTTCTTATCAATGCTCAGTCTCGGGCATCGAATTTCCGTTCGACGAAGGAATCGCTCTCTCCTGTTTACGTGTAAATCAACGAAGGAAAACGCTTTGAAACGTCAGAAAAACAAATGTTTATCATGATGACGTCAGAATTCCTCATTACTATGCAAAATGACAGTGATTACCTGAAAATTTCGACAAGACTTTTTGGGTTATCTCTTCAAGGCCAGGAACTTGATCtccgggatcaagtttgttctagtctgtaagaggttatggagtgtcatagccttttgttttccattgaaattgtaatctagtaagtaaattccTTGCATAACAGACTGACTCTGACACAGGCCTTTAATTTCCCCGGTTTCCATTTCTGGTGCATGTCCTTACCTGGCGGAGAACCAAATAAACATTATGTCTCCTTTACAGCGATCTAAATTCAAACTACAGATATAAATTCGTTTACCAAAAGTACGCGCACCCATCGACTCAGATTACCATCGTTCAATTTAAACAGTGTTGTTACGGAGATAGAAACAGTTTGTAGTGACCATTCCGTAGATAGGTTTAGGaagaatatttcattttgtttagtttttagctcacatttggttataccaatgtgagtttatcgtataggctgaagtcgatggcggctgtatgtatgtctgtgtgtatgtatgtatgtatgtatgtatgtatgtatgtatgtatgtatgtatgtatgtatgtatgtatgtatgaccgtacagtatgtccgtcaacatcaaaaacatgcaaaccgctgcacgtttcagcttggtatttggtgtgtggatgcatcctgggctatagatgggattttgttcaaattaagtctgcattgccaaaattatgcaaatgagcttacaaaatgtgaaaatggttaagaattaataactcaagaaccgctgttttgattgctttgaaaatttgtgtgcaagtaccttatacagttttatgaatattgtgaagatatccttaattttgtatttttgcagaatttttttgtgatttttctcattttcagtaaaaattcttcttctctgaaaccgccaccccaatcgctctcaaatttgggttgtctctttgcaagggtgttactcttctaatttgttgaaattatgacaaaattgggaaaattactatttttgagcaattttgtcatttttggtcaaaaaatcttaaacagtgtttcctttttaaaacccctggacagacagctttcacatttggtacacagacgtacagagatgacaatagttagatatgtggaaattgtcctgcctgaaatatacaaatttgtattttaaagacaatattgtcatttttggtcaaggaaacttgttctcaaaattacttgtttgatagctttgtaatttggtataaagtcccgagggatgttattagataaattatctgctcaaagtgttgggaaaccccaaaatttgtatattttaggtaattttctcagtttgtgaccttaaatgacctacaccaacccaggatatgttgtgaggcaattttgaaggctgtgaacataattttgtcatatttggtatcaatttgtaggaaaatttgatccagaaaacaaagatgaggtaattttttttttcattttggaccaatttttgcaactttttctatgtaagacatacaagaactgatgagaaatttggatcaagGATAATTctagatgttgtaatcaccgcccacagtggaaggcatttcactatctgtaactaacttaagtgctgtttacattagaatgataacactcatggcattaattaaaaaattcccaaggttgtaaatatatttcctgtcatttggtcttatgtaataccaaggggtggaacatttgatattcaggagggggtagggtctagaagattgatgatgtagcattacttttttaccagatcccttgtgcattttttgcccactcccaccttttctttttatcaaaccttctctgtctattttttgttgttgacatttgcttatgtatttaggatctgcttctcccattgctatagaagttgatatgcatgttcctaaagatgacctccagtacctaagttggagaccttatttctcgaatggacaaattcaaaccgaatgtgagcacatagtgtccttgacggtattttttacgAGTTGGCCTAGGGTTAGCCgtgcagaaatattaattgatCCAAGCTAAACAAAATTCTGGAAAACTGGAGTATTTCTGTTCAATGagaaatgcaaatattatgttaaaatggTCATAGATCtgcataaaaatacaaatatcaaaaaataagtaATACCATGAATATGAACTGGTAGAATTCCAAAGATCACTGAAATACTTGGTGTTACAATTTGTAAATGGAAGTCTAATGAACCATCAGTGGAGGTGACCTACCCACCGCAGATTGTCAGCCTATGTCTTGTATGAAGCGGACATGTTGCGAGTATTACGATGACTGACGGCTGGAACATCTCTCTGGAAGAGGAGCGGGAACTCAGTGCAACTTTACATTTCACAGACTTGAAGAAATGGCCTGTAAACTTAGCACTAGTTCAATCAACAGCATCTCTGGTCATAGTAACGTGGCATACCGGTAAATATGGCACCACCACATCACATGTACAGACTACAACTCAACGGCATGGAGGTGCGTCTCGTCAGCAGCTACATGTATGCTGTAATTACACTGACGTCATACAGTAACAGTAACGATGACAGAAGCAGCAGTGACAACATCGGCAAGAGTGACGGACAATTACATATCTGTCTTtcctcatttttagctcacatttggtataccaatgtgaggtaatcgtataagctgaatcagttcatttgcatgccatttgcatgtatgtatgtatgtatgtatgtacgtatgtatatgtatgtatgtatgtccgtccacgtcaaaaacagctaaaccgcagcacctactgtcctagtatttggtgtactggtgtacctagggatggagatgtgaatttgttcaaatgaacatatcagtgccaaaaatatgcaaatgaggggaaaaaaggaaaaaccctgcaaattgctaaaactctgttaccgttggtcagattgggttgaaacttggtgtgcagatTCCTTTAGACATTCTAAAGTAGGTGTtcaaaatttgggatgaaatttgcatgtttctatttttagggtaattttttcagtttttagtcaaaaaatgtttttctctgaaaccactcatctgattgctctgaaagttggtatacatgttcctcaggatgaccttaatcaagtgtatacaaattgaattgaaatttttatatttgtgatttgggggcaattttccaaatttttggtcaaaaatttttttattgaaaaattactgatctgatagctttgatatttggtatacaggttcctaaggttgatcaaaatcagtttaatgaatatcgtgaagatatcttgaattttgtatttttgctgaattttttggttatttttctcattttaagtaaaatttcttcttctctgaaaccgctagcccaattgctctcaaatttggattgatGTTTGAAGGGTGTttcccttctaattgttgaaattacgacaaaattggaaatattactgtttttgggcattttttgtcaattttggtcaaaaaatcttaaaaaatatattctttttaaagcccctggacagacagcttttatatttggtgtacagatgtccagagatgacaatagttagatatgtggaaattgtcctgaaatatacaaatttgtatttttaagacaattttatcatttttggtcaaggcatttcactatctgtaactgatttaagtgctgtttacattcgaatgatagcactcatagcatgaATTAAAGAATCCCaaagttgtaaatacatttcctaccagctggtcttatgtaaacatggtcaaccaaggggtggaacatttgatattcgaGAGGGGGataggggatagaagattgatgaggtagcgttactttttcccactctttattttttccccactctcccaccttttctttttgtcaagcttctctggctaatttttttgttgacatttgattatgtatgtaggatctgcttgtccgattgctatagaagttgatatgcatgttcctaaagataacctccagtacctaagttgcagaccttatttgcttttgcaattcttgtttttctggtttaaatatttcttgaatttaccaattcaaaccgaatgtgagcacactgtccttgacggtatttttatattgCTAGTCTAGTGTCTTGTAGCTCTGCATGggagggctgtgtgttaccggcgttatacggcctcccacaagcgcggctgagcacatcgtgtacctaggcgaggtgggtgtgctcgaaaacgaagatcaatgcaagttttggattcaaaatcggctgttttcttTATTTCCGAGGAGCTACCAGCGGTTTTGTCTATggcagtctgcagggctgtggtgggaggccgtataacgccggtaacacacagccctgccatgcagagctaagtgTCTTGCAACTTACAACTCCTTACAACAAGTCAATTTCCGACCATGAACCTTAACTGTGCGGCAGGGTCATGGTCCGACTCAATGACGTCATACTTCCAAACTTGATTCTGGTTGGTGCAAGCCTGACAACTACCAGCAGAGTTCGTTCACCCGGCACTAACGCGTAAGCCAATGCTTCAACAAATTTCCAATATGTAGATATTATACACAGTGTGTCACAATAAGTTTACCCCTTTACATCGACCCTTGAagtaaatgtcatcaaaatagaagggggaaaactaaaaaaataccGTTGTGCATTTGTTCTGCATTTCATCAACATTGGTGATAAAGTGAGTATTTCCACAATGCTAACTGACACGATgtgatttcacaatttcatttgtCCAAATTCAGATTGAGTGACCATAACTTGGGTATTGAAATGGGAAGAAAAAGTAAACCTAGATTACCTTTGAGTGAAAGAATCTGTCAGAGATgtgattgatgatgatgatgatgatgatgatgatgatgatgatgtttcatttattattttcatgtaaaaatcgTACTTCAGAAAGAATTTTATTGGGACAAAGTAGTAGTAcagatttttgtaaatgttatagtCTCTTAGAAAAAGAAGAAGTTGTTAAAAAGTTAATGGAACAAAATGTTCTTGACTTACTAGCTGCATTTCtaaagaatacaaatgtatgctgaaccctCCAGCAGGTCCGGGCTGAAAAATGTCCTGGTaacttttgttcatttgttgttcAGACTTTTACTGTTTTCTTAAAGAGTACATGTTTATACTGAGCTCAAGCAGCTCCAATGaatgtaattattgcatgttttcGTATTACAGAGACGAatggttgtttttctttctctgtattgttcacttacatttgtaacacatcttgatgtaccataccatactctctgttagtatgtgtcgagtaaataaagattaaaGATTAAAGAATAGGCAATGATGTCTGATTAGAGATATCGTTGCTTACAACATGTCAAAACATAATTATTAAATCGTGGCAGCGTCataagtaaaatatatattgacATTTACACATCAAAACTGATTTAAACAATGTCGAATTtccaaacagaaaaaaatcctTGGCCGCTAAATGTTAGAAATATATCGTGCTTTTACTGTTAAAAATCTATTGACGAATTGAGCAGTGAGTTTTGTCCTAAAACAACATCAAAATCCTCTATGAATCAAATCGACCAACTTTTCATAAGTCTATCTTAACGCTCTACACTGAAAACGATTGACCTAAAAAATGACACAGATTTTTTCAGGTTCCCACTTCTTCTGCAGAGTTTCATACCAAACAATTACTTTGATTTAATTACTGACAGAATTCCGATATCCTTT
Coding sequences within:
- the LOC139124754 gene encoding uncharacterized protein isoform X2, with product MILLKNQFHRIALLSSVKLCIAIAMIGLSLGLIHVNKNTPPSERIYWVGLLIGLYLLMCSIGCMVSVIGGVMVGLAATSVVNMDKRCIYKNTDCLCRLDGDWIIEPPGTCNMLTVMKNILCSLTVLSAISFVISLIGSMVAFIGLREPPPTLRADIVVARTERNRNEADNEEVLMQSSEPHPSNETDHELLIS